A stretch of Actinomycetota bacterium DNA encodes these proteins:
- a CDS encoding PKD domain-containing protein, which produces MTRLRSSESSAVTTVELTAYTSEAGYTTIDSGLTLDNLDIIPSECPTSVSWSFGGSTSSGGCGQIVSHTFAGPGEYEVTASVVDPRTGNTITWTGTLIVDEPLSATVDVAGDVLTAGVVGVQGTILAAHWSFDDATSAEGIIVTKPGAHGTVEVVDGAGNHATTSF; this is translated from the coding sequence TTGACGAGGCTGCGCTCGAGCGAATCCAGCGCGGTCACGACCGTCGAACTGACGGCCTATACCTCCGAGGCCGGCTACACCACCATCGACAGCGGCCTCACGCTCGACAACCTCGACATCATTCCGAGCGAGTGCCCGACCTCGGTGTCGTGGAGCTTCGGCGGCTCGACGTCGTCGGGCGGGTGCGGGCAGATCGTGTCGCATACGTTCGCCGGGCCCGGCGAGTACGAGGTGACCGCTTCCGTCGTCGACCCGCGGACGGGCAACACGATCACGTGGACCGGGACGCTGATCGTCGACGAGCCGCTCTCCGCGACGGTCGACGTGGCCGGGGACGTTTTGACGGCCGGTGTTGTCGGCGTACAAGGCACGATCCTCGCCGCGCACTGGTCCTTCGACGACGCCACGTCCGCCGAGGGGATCATCGTCACCAAGCCCGGCGCCCACGGCACGGTCGAGGTCGTCGACGGCGCCGGGAACCACGCGACCACCAGCTTCTAG